From a region of the Armatimonadota bacterium genome:
- the recR gene encoding recombination protein RecR: MLFARPLAELIAEFEKLPGIGPKSAQRLAFHVLRQPEDDVRRFAEALTVARSELRLCATCQNVSESEQCEMCGDPSRDRSTICVVSEPRDISAIERTNEYRGVYHVLHGVLSPMDDVGPEQLKIRELLQRLEGDVKEVILATNPTVEGDTTALYLAKLIKPIGILVTKLAHGMPVGGELDYTDSATLLSALEYRREM, from the coding sequence ATGCTGTTCGCCCGCCCGCTAGCAGAACTGATCGCCGAATTTGAAAAGCTGCCGGGCATCGGTCCGAAGTCGGCGCAGAGGCTGGCGTTCCACGTTCTGAGACAGCCAGAGGACGACGTGCGCAGATTCGCCGAAGCGTTGACCGTCGCAAGATCGGAGTTGCGGCTGTGCGCGACGTGCCAGAACGTGAGCGAGTCCGAGCAGTGCGAGATGTGCGGCGATCCGAGCCGCGACCGGTCGACGATCTGCGTCGTCTCAGAGCCCAGGGACATCTCGGCGATCGAGAGGACGAACGAGTATCGCGGCGTGTACCACGTGCTGCACGGAGTGCTCAGCCCAATGGACGACGTAGGCCCAGAACAGCTCAAAATCCGAGAGCTGCTGCAACGGTTGGAGGGCGACGTGAAAGAGGTCATCTTGGCGACCAACCCCACGGTCGAGGGCGACACGACGGCGCTGTACCTTGCGAAGCTCATCAAGCCGATCGGGATTCTGGTGACAAAGCTCGCGCACGGCATGCCGGTCGGCGGCGAGCTGGACTACACCGATAGCGCGACGCTGCTGAGCGCTTTGGAGTACCGGAGGGAGATGTGA
- the purD gene encoding phosphoribosylamine--glycine ligase, producing the protein MRVLVIGSGGREHALCWKLGQEAEVLCAPGNAGIAETCDVEKVAPEDSAAVVELAKRSEVDLVVIGPEGPLIAGLADELRSAGIAAFGPGRDGAVLEGSKAFSKRMMIEAGVPTAEYGDFTDVDDAIAFAAKMFDRGKSVAVKASGAALGKGVAICHTLEEARAALQATMVDRVFGAAGETVVVEECLYGKEFSLLTLVSGDSSWSLPVAQDYKRAFNGDRGPNTGGMGAYSPVEWLSNGLLHETEERVVAPMLAAMKKRGIDFRGVLYSGLMVSDGKPFCLEYNVRFGDPETQTILRRLGSGFAEALRAVAAGEPVPEVEVLPEAAITVVMASEGYPGKYPKGKKLLVPSELPGEVVVFHAGTSLLMHDVVTSGGRVLGVSATGGDIESARATAYRAVEDIQFAGRQYRTDIGA; encoded by the coding sequence ATGCGTGTGCTGGTGATCGGATCGGGCGGTCGCGAACACGCGCTTTGCTGGAAGCTCGGCCAAGAGGCGGAGGTGCTTTGCGCGCCAGGCAACGCCGGAATCGCCGAGACCTGCGACGTGGAGAAAGTCGCGCCGGAAGACAGCGCGGCGGTTGTCGAGCTTGCCAAGCGCAGCGAGGTCGACCTGGTCGTGATCGGCCCGGAGGGGCCGCTGATCGCCGGGCTGGCCGACGAGCTGCGGTCAGCGGGGATCGCCGCGTTCGGGCCGGGCAGGGATGGGGCTGTGCTCGAGGGCTCCAAGGCGTTCAGCAAGCGCATGATGATCGAGGCAGGAGTGCCGACTGCCGAGTACGGCGACTTCACCGACGTGGATGACGCCATCGCATTTGCAGCAAAGATGTTCGACCGGGGCAAGAGCGTTGCGGTCAAAGCCAGCGGTGCTGCGCTCGGTAAAGGCGTCGCGATCTGCCACACGCTTGAGGAAGCGCGCGCCGCGCTGCAAGCGACGATGGTCGATCGGGTTTTCGGCGCAGCCGGCGAAACCGTCGTCGTCGAGGAGTGCCTGTACGGAAAGGAGTTCAGCCTGCTGACCCTGGTATCCGGCGACAGCTCTTGGTCCTTGCCCGTCGCTCAAGATTACAAGCGGGCGTTCAACGGCGATCGCGGCCCGAACACCGGCGGCATGGGTGCTTACTCGCCGGTGGAATGGCTTTCTAACGGTCTGCTGCACGAGACGGAGGAGCGCGTCGTCGCGCCGATGCTTGCCGCGATGAAGAAGCGCGGAATCGACTTTCGCGGAGTGCTGTACAGCGGCCTGATGGTGTCGGACGGCAAACCGTTCTGCTTGGAGTACAACGTCCGGTTCGGCGACCCGGAGACACAGACGATACTGCGGCGGCTCGGCAGCGGGTTCGCGGAGGCTCTGCGCGCGGTGGCCGCCGGTGAGCCGGTGCCCGAGGTCGAAGTGCTGCCCGAAGCGGCGATCACCGTCGTCATGGCGAGCGAGGGGTATCCGGGCAAGTATCCGAAGGGGAAGAAGCTGCTCGTGCCGAGCGAACTGCCCGGCGAAGTCGTCGTGTTCCATGCCGGTACCTCGTTGCTGATGCACGACGTGGTCACCAGCGGAGGACGAGTGCTAGGCGTCTCGGCGACCGGCGGGGACATTGAATCTGCACGGGCGACGGCGTACCGCGCGGTCGAGGACATTCAGTTCGCCGGAAGGCAGTACCGCACCGATATCGGCGCGTAA
- a CDS encoding YbaB/EbfC family nucleoid-associated protein, producing the protein MKLPKNFGGNSLQQMMAQAQQAMARAKNLEVELKEERIEIDKGPVKASFDGTGELLSISIDKEVLDPEDVEALEDLIVGLVRDGSTKAADLRNEKMKAIMPDVPEGMMPF; encoded by the coding sequence ATGAAACTACCTAAGAACTTTGGCGGAAACAGTTTGCAGCAGATGATGGCGCAGGCGCAGCAGGCGATGGCGCGCGCCAAAAACCTAGAGGTCGAGTTGAAGGAAGAGCGCATTGAAATCGACAAGGGGCCCGTGAAAGCGAGCTTCGACGGTACTGGCGAACTGCTCTCGATCAGCATTGACAAAGAGGTGCTGGACCCCGAAGACGTCGAAGCGCTCGAAGACCTGATAGTCGGCCTCGTGCGCGATGGGAGCACCAAGGCGGCTGACCTTCGGAACGAAAAGATGAAGGCGATCATGCCGGACGTTCCCGAAGGGATGATGCCTTTCTAA
- the dnaX gene encoding DNA polymerase III subunit gamma/tau → MNSIVSNLALYRKYRSQTFADLIGQEHVVKTLQSAIRQNKISHAYLFTGPRGTGKTSTARLLAKALNCENGPAAEPCNECEACVSITNGNCLDVIEMDAASESKVEMVRTSVVEASEYMPSSCRYRVFIIDEVHDLSPKAFDALLKTIEEPPAHVVFILATTEFNKVPTTVRSRCQRFEFHRGTIPEVAGRLEYVAKAEGIEYEPSALVAIARMSDGGFRDALTLLEQAILTSDEKVTLQQVYDQLGLIADESTDKLLAAMKARNVKEIIVELEQIYRLGRDPRSILESLLMRLADLTRALYGVEVGASIDSSAEASLASTSADLGEAAILKYRSELSQAHRFARDVTLPRLWLESELIRISSQGQEPAAPAKQQPVEGPAEKAKPSEPEPKKATSDQPKVPPAPPVESANGQSDEMVLVASAWATTVEGLMGQYRSAGNRLSKSKIIKVNGNVATVGFDRKVDADFFDRKLDAQKKVLEFWRETPAAKYELKFVSRAKPSGRSTEVEQATVELPVTGERLREMGHEVLGQAKKPDEQQD, encoded by the coding sequence GTGAACAGCATCGTGTCTAATCTTGCCCTCTACCGAAAATACAGAAGCCAAACGTTCGCCGACCTCATTGGGCAGGAACACGTTGTCAAGACCCTGCAGAGCGCCATCAGGCAGAACAAGATATCGCACGCGTACCTCTTCACGGGCCCTCGCGGTACGGGCAAGACCTCCACGGCAAGGCTCCTCGCCAAGGCATTGAACTGCGAAAACGGTCCTGCTGCCGAGCCGTGCAACGAGTGCGAGGCGTGTGTGTCGATCACAAACGGCAATTGCCTCGACGTCATCGAAATGGACGCAGCGAGCGAGTCGAAAGTCGAGATGGTGCGAACAAGCGTCGTCGAGGCGAGCGAGTACATGCCGTCGTCGTGCCGCTACAGGGTGTTCATCATCGACGAGGTTCACGACCTCTCCCCCAAGGCGTTCGACGCGCTGCTCAAGACGATCGAGGAGCCGCCCGCCCACGTCGTGTTCATTTTGGCGACCACGGAGTTCAACAAGGTTCCGACTACCGTGCGCTCTCGGTGCCAGCGGTTCGAGTTTCACCGCGGGACCATTCCCGAAGTTGCCGGCCGACTGGAGTACGTCGCCAAAGCCGAAGGTATCGAGTACGAGCCGTCGGCGCTCGTCGCGATCGCTCGCATGTCTGACGGCGGATTTCGCGACGCGTTGACGCTCCTCGAGCAGGCGATCCTGACGAGCGACGAAAAGGTGACGCTGCAGCAGGTATACGACCAGCTCGGCCTGATCGCGGACGAATCGACGGACAAGTTGCTTGCGGCTATGAAGGCGCGAAATGTCAAGGAAATCATAGTAGAACTTGAACAAATCTATCGCCTTGGCCGCGACCCAAGATCGATTCTGGAGTCGCTTCTCATGCGACTGGCCGATCTCACAAGAGCTTTGTACGGCGTGGAGGTTGGGGCGTCGATCGACTCGAGCGCCGAAGCGAGCCTCGCCTCGACGTCGGCAGATCTGGGCGAAGCGGCCATCCTGAAGTACAGGTCGGAGCTGTCCCAGGCGCACCGATTCGCGCGCGATGTCACCCTCCCCAGACTTTGGCTCGAGTCGGAGTTGATCCGTATTAGCTCGCAAGGCCAAGAGCCTGCGGCTCCGGCGAAGCAGCAGCCGGTCGAAGGGCCCGCAGAGAAAGCGAAACCGTCAGAACCCGAGCCAAAAAAGGCGACGAGCGATCAGCCGAAGGTGCCTCCCGCGCCGCCGGTCGAGTCCGCGAACGGCCAGTCTGATGAAATGGTGCTTGTTGCGTCCGCTTGGGCGACAACGGTCGAAGGGCTGATGGGCCAGTACCGGTCGGCGGGCAACAGGCTCTCGAAGAGCAAGATCATCAAGGTGAACGGCAACGTCGCTACCGTCGGATTTGATCGCAAGGTTGATGCTGACTTTTTCGACAGGAAGTTGGACGCGCAGAAGAAGGTGCTGGAGTTCTGGCGCGAGACCCCAGCCGCAAAATACGAACTGAAATTTGTGTCCCGGGCAAAGCCGTCCGGTCGTTCGACCGAGGTTGAGCAGGCGACGGTAGAATTGCCGGTGACCGGCGAACGATTGCGAGAGATGGGACATGAGGTTTTGGGCCAAGCAAAGAAGCCTGACGAGCAGCAGGACTGA